The following is a genomic window from Labrus bergylta chromosome 2, fLabBer1.1, whole genome shotgun sequence.
GCTGACACCAGGAGCACCTATGATGAAGATAAATTTAACAAATTATACACAGTATCTTATTAATCAGGCTGAGAACCACTTTTCTGTCCAATTAGGCCTTCTTTTAAAAAGACTTAAGTGAAACTAACCCAGAGAGGATATGTGGCCATGAGTGTTCCCCAACGCTGGAACTGTAGGCTTAGGAAAGCTTGGGCAGCCAGGCTGTTCCTGTCAGCACATGTCACCTCTGACGGATCAATGATCTGCTGAGTCACATCATTACTGTTCTGGTCTTtgcctttctcttttctctttcctgtgtttttatacttttttttctgagaccTTGTCAAGTAAGCAGCTAAGAGGTAGAGAAGGAAAGCAAACACCAAAAGACAAAGTAAGACTATGCAAATCACAAGGAAGCCGTCTGTCCCCATCAGTCTGAATGGGCctggaggcagaggaggatCCGGCATCTTTGGGCACGACTCTTGGCAGTCCTGGCAGGAGCAGACCTGACCTCCTGATGGGGTGGTCTCGTTACAGTTCAGAGCACGTCCATTGTAGGGAATCACACCTTCTGGTAATCCAGCAGTGTCTCCTGGTTTTAATAGGTTGAAGTCGATGTCCAGTGGTGCCAGGCCGTTACTAGAGTCTCCCTGGAAGTCATACCAGTGCTGGGGGTTGCACAGCTTGGCGCCATATCTACCACACATGGTGGCAATGGCGAAACCCCCTGTGGCGGGGATcctgacattttgacatgactTGAAAGAAGCATCTGCAAAATTAGTGCTGAGGAACGCCTTGTAACCTACTACTGCCTCCCTCGTCTTGCCAGAGGTAGTGACGTTCATGACCTTTGTAACTTTGACTGTCTGGCTTTGGTTGGGGCTGCAGGTGTTGATGCAGTGCAGGTGTGCAAAGTTCTCAGCACAGGAAGGACAGCGGACCAGCAGTGCCTTGGACATGGTCAGACTCCTTTCCAGGGAATTTAGCTGTTTGATGGAGCAGCAGGCGAATGTGTTGCCTTCACCTCTGTCCAGAATTGGACACACCTGCAGCAGAAAAGTCggataaaacaaatacacattatCAAACCCCACATGTCATCAAAGGAATGCATTGTCTCATTAAATAGACAAAACCCAGACTTAGGAGTGGACATATTCAATGCTTTGATTCAGTATTCAGTTTTATGAGAGCAGGATTTACAGACCTCTTGGAGCTTCTTGTAGTGTTCCCCTTGGAGGAGACGGGCACGGCTATAGTCGAGACAGGGGACGATAGGAGGAAGGAGAGTTTCTCCAAGTGACGGGTTACGACCACACTCCTCATAGAAAGCACAAAAGCCGGGCTCATGTTCGGCCTCTGACAGAGCCTGCATGAAGGAAAGAGTTGTCAATAAATACATTAGGGGATTCTCGTAATGTTGCACACTCGTGACGAGAAACAGAGAGATACATTTACATACAGTCCcttctttcaaatttaaaaatgtaaaaatataccTACACCAGGAAGTCATTTTGATATTTATTAAAGTTTGGTATTTTGGCACTATACCTTGCATCGGTTAacatatgttttaaataaaacactctAGTTATCATAGCAATAATTAGCAATCTAAGAGTTTACAACACCATAAATGTCATAAAAGCATCATAATGTTGTGTTGCTGTTCAGTCATGTCAGCTACTTAGAGTCACCATCTCGGGTTGTTAGGCAATAAAAATGGAGCTCGGTCAAAGTTTATCACAGCAACACGTGTGACTACttgaggaaaacatttttaaaatgaaaaacttaCAAATTGATGCTgcattttatatataaaaagaactctaaatatttaacattcaaaacaatatttaaaacttTGGAAAGCAGTAAAATGGACAAATAACTATTAATGTGACTCTCATTCAAATGTATCTTTACAGCAAATGGATAATTTCTAAACCTGTTTTAAgctctgtgttttaaatgttaaatgttagcataaatatttattcatttttttaaagacgttTATTCTCCTTTATGGATGCACTTTGGACAACCAATAATCAATTGTTACTTATGCCTATGTTACAAAATAGGCATCTAGACTTTTACTTGAAAAATGAATTTGCCAATTAGTTTTATCTTTCATAcaagtctgaaataaaaacaaatacaaactgaaTGTTAATCAAGAAGAATTGAAGTGCTTCCACACATTTTACAGACAAACATTTAATCAGTGGAGACATTTATCTGAGTGACTCACTGCAGCTGTCTGCCTCTGCACTTCTATTACTAACAGCAGCACTCGAATAAGATGTGTACTTTTGACATTTATTGCGTACAGCTGAAACAAAAGTATATTTATTGTTAGCTGTAAATGGATCCTTAATTACAGTTTAATTGTAACATTGTCCCATTTTCTGCTAAAGATGACATTTACTTGTTATTTAATTCTCTTAAGCAGTTAGACTTATATGTTTCTACTATTCAATCCTGTTCAACGATCATATCGCAGTAATGCTTTTCATactgaagagagagaataaagaaaTCTGAACTCATGCGTTTGACTGAAAATCCTTTAAAATACTTTGATATTATAGGTGACAAAGTGAGATCACCAGACCAACTCACCATACAGGCCAGGAAAATTATCAGAGCTGCGACACGGACCATGATTCCTGGGAGTTTTTCAGCAGCAGAGCAAGAGTCAGGGTCCTTAGGTTCAGTTAAATGGAGTGTTTATTAATCACTGATGCTCTTTTAGAAGATACATTAGATGAGATTAGACAGTGTAAGAtgttctgtcctctctctcctaccatttgtctgcctgtctgtctaaCAGTGTGAGGGCTGAGAGAAGGAGGAACATCATGCCATGTTGCGCCACTcctgtgatgtcacacctgTCTTATCTGGTCTGATGCAGCTGCTGGCCAATAGCAATATGTGTGATCAATCCCTCTGTCTGATAATTAACGTGGGCGAGATTTTGATAGGGTTGCCGGGGATATTCAAAGCAGAGAAACTACAGGGAAACCAAAATAACAACCGCACCCAGTTTCTTCACCTGCGTCAGACTTTTACAGACAACTATTCGAGCTTTTGTGTTGAAGATttgaagacataaaaacataaaaacagcccACACCTAAATGATTTTTCTATTGGTTTAAGGGCAGTGTATGTGACATACAAAGTTCAGAACAGTACAGCTGGTCTGAACTTGACCATTAGACCAGCTATCAGAACTATtaggtgagagagagacagtatCCTTCAACTctctgttttcttgtgtttgtataaaaCTCTTAAACCCAAATCTTCAAAGTAGTAAAAGGCTGCCATTCATACACAATACAACTATCTTCCTGTATCCTATCCTAAAATCTAAGTTCTCCTATGtaatcacgtttttttttttaaatcagtggtcAAGGTCAAAGCTGAGATAAAACTTTCAGCTAAGGCTGGTTGTTATGCCACAGGGGATTAGAGGTATGAGGGCGAAGTTGCACGAGCAATTCAGTTTAAGATAAACAGAGATGGCAAAAATGACAAGAAGAAAAAGGGCAGATATGGTGATGTTCTTTGTTCTTTCAAAAGCTGATGAGTCACGGCAGAAAGGAAGAAACTCTGCAGTATAttgaaatttaaagaaaaatcattGGTATTGGGATCTATGGCCGAAATGTTTTACAAGTAGGCAGCTCTGAAATAATCAACATTGTAATTCAATCTAACcaacttttttgttgttaaaattGCTTCTCTGTGAAGAGGTGAATCTCTATGTTGTTATTGCTGTCTTAAGTTATTATTTCAGATCTATTTTATGATCTTTACTCAGCCTTGAGAGGTGCACAGTGTTCTGGCAGTCAGGCTTTATGAGCATATTAATGTGAGTCAGTTTACCAAAACATTATTCATACTAACACAACCAATTGATGCCATTCAACCTTAGATTTGTGAAAGAAATCACATCCTGTCAACTCCAGAAATCTGAAGGGGTCGATTGTGATATGAACGTGTGCAGCTAGATCAGGGTCTTCATTATAACAGTAACGTATAAAGCCTACATATACTGTGAGTCTGTGATACACAGGGACATTAAGACATTTGATAAAGTATTATATATTCACAAATGAACAAACGCTTCACAAATAACAGGTTTATCATATCTGGCAACTGTTTGTAACACACATTAATGACACCAGTGTAATAGATCACAATGCGTGCATAGGGTAACAATTACCACCCTGAAAATTGAGATTCAATAAGATATGGCTTCACTGCATGGTACATTCAAGTATGCATTGTTAAATACCTCTTTTGAGGTAATCATCATCTATCATGTTCcagttttcagtttgaaatgaaaatgttaatttgaaTGTACATTACAGAGAGATGAGTATCTATAAATCAATAAGTTAGAGTTGGTAGCTTAAACTTGCTTGCTTTTAGATAAACTCACCTGTGTTTTTCTCATGTTACATCGAGGGAGCAAAGGAGCCTAACTGTGAgagttttcatgttttattggtTGGAAAATATCATAAACCTTCAAATATTTCAGAGAACCTGTTATGTTTTAAATGGAAGCATATGATCAGATGATGAGGCTCCATATCTAAGTGAATTTAAACTACCTAAATTACGATATAACTTcaagttttgtttgtgtgacaaAGTGAAAGATTTACTGTATATTTCCAGTCAGAGAGGTACTGGTTTTTGCAAAAAATTGCTTAGTCATTTCATTTATAGCATCCACTGCTTTGATACGTCTTTAGTTGTCAGTAAATGTAGCAAGGCATATTTGTATGTGATAgctgtcattttttaataattagaCACAAAGGGGGCCTGGATCTGCACTGATCCTGCTCagtatttttttcctgttcaaatcTCACAAAGGTCTAATTAAGTTATTCAAGTTGATCTTCacactacaagtgttgctggattgttttgacctcttcaagcctttcactctctATTCACCGTGGTAGTTGGTGTAGGTGTGCATGAATATACCCTACTCCAAAATAGTGTGTGGTACCTTGCAGGCAAAATTATTCAAACAAAAGATCTAAAATACAATAATATCACAAACAggtatttagaaaaaaaaaacagggtctGACAAATTGAAATAACttcaaaatgaagttacaaaaCTGATAAGATTTTGAAGCACTGACAATACAAAACTGcaaggtttgatttatttagtCTGGTATGTATTTATAATCACACAGTTTTTCATTAAGAAATAAAAGGTGACAATTTACTAATTCATAACTATTAACTCGAGTGACTGGCccaaaacttaaaataaaagaacataATCTTACACAGAGAAAAGTTGCCTTCCATCCTATAAGCTACAGTTTAAAGACTTCATATCAATCTTGATAATTTTTTCTCAAAGACATTGCTGATCTAACCTCCAGATTACATACACTTTCCCCTCTTTATGATGGAGCTCTTATCACGCTTTGTTTATGGAGCTCATTGTGCTGGCTGGATGGTGGAGCAGGATGGTTATCTCAGCTTTTTTTGGACTCTGAATAAAGGTGAAGGTTAGTTTCCTTGGAAAGGTCACGTTTATCAGCTGAAAACTGTCCGAGAGGATATAAAACATATGCGTGATGGAGATATGAGGATCGTCACGTATCTGGAATTACATCAAATTGTCGTCTTTATCAGGGAGGGTGAAATGTCATCTCACAGCTGGATGTTTTGACACTAGAAGACGTTTAGTAAGAGACTCCGTGAGCTGCTTAGTCATTTCCACATCACTGACTTTATTCCTTTTCACCCATCTTGTTTATTTAGTGGatagaaaaaaatgtgagaCCAGTTTACTTTTACTTCCTTCTGCAGACAATCATAAATTGATCCCCCTTTTCCATTCTCATTAGCCAGCGCTTGTTCAATAGAGTTGTAACACCTTATTGCACTCTGTACATACAGACTATGGTTATCACTGAGTGGGTATGTAGGTGTACCTTACCTCATTGTTTGGACAGTGCTGTATTCTTTATTGAGTGATCAGCAGGTTGGGACTCCTCTCGGGTTAGATaagtcacaaaaacaacaaaaaaaggagcgTAAACAGTTCATGACTGCaacaagagacagaaaagtcagcacacgcGTCCGTTGATGTTTTGCTGCTCTTACCAAGATGAAGGAAACTTAAAGGATGTTTAtggtgctgacttttctgtctctttttagaTGAGTCACAAAACAACTAAATTAATAGACTCTGATCTGCTGACGGGGGGCAGACATCATTACAGACGGGGTTACGGTCATGGCACTATCTTTACGTTGCCACGGCAGGGAAGGTGACAGCATAATTAATAATGTTTTATGGCTCTGCTCCACAGGTTATCACACTTGACTTATATGTCTGAGCTAGAAATGATTACACCTGTCCTCTCCGTGCCGTGGTACTATCTGAAAAGAAGATATTAAAGAGGCCtggtttttctttgttatttgagagaaGATGGCTTAAAGGTAAGGGTATTTACAGCCTTATATATTTCTTAAGAGATCTATTTTAGGAAGTCACGAGTAGATACTTTTCATTACTGTCACTGGAGGCTCATTCAATTTTCCAATCACACTGGGCAGTTATATctacttatttttttactttacatcATTTTGCATGTTTGACCAGAGATTGTGTCACTGTTGTGACATTATGTTCTGCTTTTAACTGTGTCAATTACATTAATACTCAAACCAGTGCCAAATATCCAGCATTAAAACACTGAACCAAGACCCAGAGTGGGCTGTGCCCTATGTGATTATTataatcaaaaatgtaaacgtttaaaaaaaataactgaacatGATGAAACAGTGGCAGtgagttaaagttaaagactcTGAAATATCAAACAGAACTCTTTGGGAATCATGAATTTATTCCAGAAAAGTCAACATATCcaggacaaaaacatttttcctaTTACTATGAAAACTACATCAGGATGAGTGATAAAGTAAAACACATGGCTCATTTGGAAAGTTATAACATCTTTGTTCTAAAACAGAACTtgaaagtacaaataaaaagtaaaaaacaaaacaaaaaaaaaacatgcaacagtGTTTTAAAGTTCATTAAGTAACACTCACTACATGAACTTCAAAATACAGTAAGTATGAAAAGGGGAGAGATTAGACATGTGCTTCAAAATCTGCGTTGCTTGTTAGGTCCATAGTCTCCAGGGGCAGGGACGCCTCTGGGGAAGCCCCCCTGTACTCCTCCGgccatgttgttgtttcctgGGCCGGCCATCAAGGGGGCGTTTTCAGCAGCCATGCCTGGAGTTCCAGCAGGACCAGAATTTCCACCCAGAGAGTTTCTGTTCATTGGCATCCCGTGGTTGCCCATATGCATCCTGATTTCTTGCTCCCTGTTTTCAGAGAAGTTACCCCTGAAGCCCTCCTGCTGCCTCTTCATCAACTCCTCATTGCGcatcctcatctcctcctccctcctcctgcgCTCCTCCTCCTGTCGGATCTCGGCCTGTTTCCTCTTCTGCACCTCCTGATTGTGGAGCTCCTCCATCCTTCGCAGCTCCTCCTGCCGCCTCAGCAGGTCCTGTCTCATCAGCATGACCTGGTGCTCATGCCTGGCCGCTTCCATCTCGGCCTCCAGCTTCTCCTGCGCCTCCTTCATGTTGCGGTCCACCATTTCGTACTGCTGCTTCTCCATCTCCATCAGGGCCTTCCAGCGCATGGCGTACTCGTACTCGAAAGAACCCGGCTGAGCAAACCTCGGGGGCTGCTCGCGCTCTTTGTGGTATTGCTGGTTTTTGTTTATCAACTTTTCTGACAGACCCTCCTCGTCGTCCAACTGTTCCATAGGCTCCACTGTGACAGGTCGAGGGAAGGCTGTGAGAAGATAGGCACCATCACCACACTTATCCAAAGCCTTTCTCGCAGCTGGCTTTGAGGTGTACTCCACTATTCCCTTCCCTGTTGGCCTCCCTCGGTCATCCACTATGACCACAGCTCTTTCTATCTGACCAAACCCAGCGAAGGCCTCCTCCAGCAACTCGTTGGACACAAAGTCAGGCAGATTTTTCACTGTCAAAGCTGCACCGTGTGTTGCAAACCTCACCCGTATGGGCCTGCCTTTAAAGGGGGTGTCGTCCAGCTCGGCTCTGGCGATCTCAGCTATGATCCTCGTCTCCAGCCGGATGAAGCCAAAGCCCCTCTCCTTGTTGATGAAGATTTCACTGGCCTTGCCGTACTTGGCGAACATCTTCTCCAGATCCTCCTCGGTGACTCCGCTCGGTAAGTTTCCCACAAAGAGCCTGCTGCGCTGTGTGAAGGTTTTCTCCCCCGGCTTCCTGAAGCTCTGCAGGTCCAGGGTTAAGGCCTCATTGGGGTCGGTCTGCTCGGCAGGCTGCTGGCCATTTGTGTTTGATCCCCCGGGTTTTTTGTGGTCTGCCTGGCGATTGGGGCCGTGATTCTGCTGGGGGCCTCGGTTTCCCTGCATCTTTCACAACTTAATGAATACCCGAAACTGAGAATTTGCTCAGTTAAAACACGCAAACTCTTAGCAGGCAGTGGCGCACAAAGAGCTGCGAAAAATGGCGAGCCTGCGTGCTACCGCGACGTTATTATGACGTAAATTACGTGCGACCCCGTTCATTGAATCAGTGacgtagttttttttttttgcgactgtaagagattaaaaaaaaaaaaaaaaagaagaagaagctagGCCGGTATCAGTGTGAGTATAATTATTTATTAACCCTTacatgttaaagtgtgtgttcGTCATTTTGTTGAGGCTGGTGGTACGTATATTGTGATTATAATACTGACgcaatgtttccttttttctttttgtttcccgTACTCCGTACTAAGTCTCGCGAGAATACGCATGCTGTAGCGTTGAGCAGGTTATTTCGCGGGAACTGATCTTGAAAAGGACCCAACTCAGTGTCACCTGGAAATATTGCTTAATATTTGGTTTGATACAATAACAACTGAAGCCGAACTTCGTCTATTAGAAGGTAAAGTCCAACGATCAGCTACTTTAGCAGTCATGTGTCAAACATCGATAGGTTTTGTAAGGGCTCAGTGGAAACAGCGCTGAGTTAGGCTACACAGTATCTTCTTACTGGCTTGTTTATTAACGTGCAAGAAGCTGGACATTAAGTTTTATTTAGCACATTATAGTCATTACTtgtgtcttttttcccccttgctCCAGGACAGAAATGTTCTCCGACTTAAGCGCCCAGAAGCAGGGCTCCAGTCTGCTGTGTCGCCCCGCCTCCGAGGAGCAAGGGCCGGTGTTTGAGAGGACGTCGCCGGCCTACAGTCCCTGCCCTGAGCGCTTCAAAGTGGGGGAGCGGAGTTTCAGTCGGCAGTATGCTCATATTTACGCAGCAAGGTTGATGCAGATGAGGCCCTTGTTGTCAGAGAGAGCCCAGCAGAAGTGGGGTAAGTTCAGGACATAGTTACACGCATCCGGGACTCCTAAGTATCTTATTTGTTCCCCCCCTGAAATGTCcattatgtttgttttctttctgccaGGATCGGATGTGCTTATCAGGAAGCTGTGTGATCTTCAGACAGGGGAGCAGTGTTGCATTGTGGGGACCTTGTTCAAGCGTATGGAGCTGCAGCCATCTATCCTAAGAGAGATCAGTGACGAGGTCTGCAAATATGATACATTCACaagctgacccccccccccccccacatgacAAAATGCTGGCATGTAATTTTGTGTCATGTctcttgttttcttgtctcctgCAGCACAACCTTCTGCCTCAGCCTGCACGAACCAAATACATCAGTGAAACAGATGAGCTGATTCTGGAGGATGAACTACAGAGAATCAAACTGGAGGGCAAAATTGACAGAGACAAGTGTGTCACAGGtcaggatatatatatataagatgtTACTGTCATACCGAGGATTACAGAGAGACATTAGAGAAACACAGCCGTGAAATTCCTCCTGTatctcgttttttttctttctttcaggtaGTGTTATTGCGATATATGGAGCAGAGAGGAATGATGGGAAGTTCACAGTTGAGGACTTTTGCATGGCTGATCTTCCTCCACAGACACCAAGGCCGGTGCTCAGCTCTGACAGGTAAACTTGCTCATTCATATACTGTGTAAATCTCAGCAGTTATGGGTCATTTGATTGTCATGGTGTTGTCTTTCAATATCCAGGTTTGTGCTTCTGGCTTCTGGACTTGGTCTTGGTAGTAGTCACGCTGACAGCATGCTGGGACTACAGTTGCTAGTTGACATGGTAACAGGTCAGCTTGGTGACCAGGGGGAGCAGAGCGGGGCAGCGACAATCTCCAGAGTCCTATTGGCTGGAAACCTTCTGAGCCAGAACACCCAGGACAAGGATGCATCAACAAAGGTAACCAGAACTTCTTCAGCTGTGACTCACATTTATTAACATACACAGATTCTAAGTTTTACTCTTtgattaaagaagaaaaagtgaaaaacattcaaaacggTTTTGCTTGCTGTGCATGTTAAGGCAAAGTACCTCACCAAGAAGACTCAGGCGGGCAGTGTGGATGCGATGCGTCTGCTGGATGAGTTGCTGATGCAGTTGGTGGTGAGTCTGCCTTCAGCTACTTGCATCTTTAATTCTTTATTAAACAATTAATATAAGGAGCTTATATGTACTGGATTGCCTTCACATATTTTGCTGTATAGTTACTCTCTTCAGTGTCTCTAGATGTGGCCTACATGTCTAAGTATTCAAAAGAGTCAAAGAGAATTGAATCCCTTTCTATCACTTCTATTGCAATCTGCAATTCCAGCCCAGAGAGACAACAATTAGATTATTGTTAATACATTTGTAAGTTTagtaaacaaaaaatgtattatctATTTAACTTATTTACTGAGCAAGCAGTTTGTCACACCCCTGGCTctgaaatgtgatgttttttggaggtttcatttcttgACTTGAATACTTTTCTGACTTTTATAATAGTTGGTGTTGtaaaactgacatttttatttcaatttgtttgaaATTTGTAATACTTGTAGTTTTAAGGATGTGTTCATATATCATAAGTATTAGAAATAATCCTTGCTAGTGCCCAAATATGGTTGAGCACAAATGTAAGGGAAAACATCATGTGCTTAAAAAGATTAGCGCGTcactgccacctgctgtttCTAGGCCTCAGTTCCAGTGGATGTTATGCCGGGCCAGTATGACCCCACCAACTACACCCTCCCACAGCAGCCTCTCCATCGCTGCATGTTCCCCCTGTCCTCTGTGTATCCCACGCTACAGTTAGCCTTCAATCCACACCAGGCCAATGTTGATGGAGTCAGGTAAAATGATACACAATCACCATCTTCCATTCTGCATTTAACTTCAAATCCCAAGCAAGTGTGCAAATATTTGAAGCCcctttcttgtgtttttgattGCTCCAAGGTTTCTGGGCACATCAGGCCAGAATGTGAATGACATCCAGAggtacagcagcacagacagtcACCTGGAGATACTGGAGGAAACGCTGCGACTGAGACACCTGGCCCCTACTGCACCTGATACTCTAGGTCATTCAAATGAGTTgatgacaaataaaacatggatCCTATTGCCTGTTTGTGCAGtatatttacacttttttctgaacattgttTTCAGGCTGTTACCCATTTTACCAAAAAGACCCTTTCATCTTGGAAGAGTGTCCCCATGTTTACTTCAGCGGCAACGCCCCAACCTTTGAGTCCAAGCTCTTGAAAGGTCAGTGTATGAAGTTGTTGGACATTCACTTTGTACTTTAATTCTTTATTGAGACTCAAAAGGTTATTTTGATCATATTATTAGCAGGTAAAGTGTGTGTCCTCTTTTAATTCTCTTCTTGCAACTCACCTTAACAGTTTCTTAACCGTTGTGTTCTTCTTTACCAGGTTTTtattgatatactgtatatatttatgtttattggctttatttatttgttttctattatttgttgatttgtgaatttgtttttactaTTCTTGGCTTGTTTTaattgtaaagcactttgtaagtTGAAAACAATGCTACAtaaatagttattattattatttaattaaatatgttGTCCTCCTCATACATGTGCAAATAATTAGTCTTCCTTCTCTTGGCAGGTCCTGATGGCCAGGAAGTTCTTCTGGTTACTGTTCCAGAGTTCTGCAGCACCCAAACAGCATGCCTGGTCAATTTACGCACTCTTGAATGTGAGCAGGTTAGCTTCTCTGCATTCGCCGCTGACGAGGATGAGGAAAGTGAGATGAACATCAGTCACTGACGTGTCACGACCTCAAACGTTACGACATGC
Proteins encoded in this region:
- the nono gene encoding non-POU domain-containing octamer-binding protein, with protein sequence MQGNRGPQQNHGPNRQADHKKPGGSNTNGQQPAEQTDPNEALTLDLQSFRKPGEKTFTQRSRLFVGNLPSGVTEEDLEKMFAKYGKASEIFINKERGFGFIRLETRIIAEIARAELDDTPFKGRPIRVRFATHGAALTVKNLPDFVSNELLEEAFAGFGQIERAVVIVDDRGRPTGKGIVEYTSKPAARKALDKCGDGAYLLTAFPRPVTVEPMEQLDDEEGLSEKLINKNQQYHKEREQPPRFAQPGSFEYEYAMRWKALMEMEKQQYEMVDRNMKEAQEKLEAEMEAARHEHQVMLMRQDLLRRQEELRRMEELHNQEVQKRKQAEIRQEEERRRREEEMRMRNEELMKRQQEGFRGNFSENREQEIRMHMGNHGMPMNRNSLGGNSGPAGTPGMAAENAPLMAGPGNNNMAGGVQGGFPRGVPAPGDYGPNKQRRF
- the pold2 gene encoding DNA polymerase delta subunit 2, with protein sequence MFSDLSAQKQGSSLLCRPASEEQGPVFERTSPAYSPCPERFKVGERSFSRQYAHIYAARLMQMRPLLSERAQQKWGSDVLIRKLCDLQTGEQCCIVGTLFKRMELQPSILREISDEHNLLPQPARTKYISETDELILEDELQRIKLEGKIDRDKCVTGSVIAIYGAERNDGKFTVEDFCMADLPPQTPRPVLSSDRFVLLASGLGLGSSHADSMLGLQLLVDMVTGQLGDQGEQSGAATISRVLLAGNLLSQNTQDKDASTKAKYLTKKTQAGSVDAMRLLDELLMQLVASVPVDVMPGQYDPTNYTLPQQPLHRCMFPLSSVYPTLQLAFNPHQANVDGVRFLGTSGQNVNDIQRYSSTDSHLEILEETLRLRHLAPTAPDTLGCYPFYQKDPFILEECPHVYFSGNAPTFESKLLKGPDGQEVLLVTVPEFCSTQTACLVNLRTLECEQVSFSAFAADEDEESEMNISH